Proteins from a single region of Aquirhabdus parva:
- a CDS encoding efflux RND transporter permease subunit: MKEGRFNLSALAVRERSITLFLIFLISLAGLISFFKLGRAEDPAFTVKVMTIITAWPGATAQEMQDQVAEKIEKRMQELRWYDRTETYTRPGLAFTTLTLLDSTPPAEVQGEFYQARKKVSDEVNNLPSGVIGPMVNDEYADVTFALFALKAKGEPQRLLVRDAESLRQRLLHVPGVKKVNIVGEQSERVFVEFSHDRLATLGVSPQEVFAALNSQNVLTPAGSVETKGPEVFIRLDGAFDELQKIRDTPIVAQGRTLKLSDIATVKRGYEDPATFMIRNDGEPALLLGIVMRDGWNGLDLGKALDKEVGTINAEMPQGMGLTKVTDQSVNISSSVNEFMVKFFAALLVVMVVCFVSMGWRVGIVVAAAVPLTLAAVFVVMAATGKNFDRITLGSLILGLGLLVDDAIIAIEMMVVKMEEGYSRIAASAYAWSHTAAPMLSGTLVTAIGFMPNGFARSTAGEYTSNMFWIVGIALITSWVVAVVFTPYLGFKLLPDLKKVEGGHDALYDTPRYNRFREVLKRVIARKWLVAGAVVGLFIVAVLGMAVVKKQFFPISDRPEVLVEVQMPYGTSIAQTSATSAKVEAWLAKQKEAKIVTAYVGQGAPRFYMAMGPELPDPSFAKIVVRTDNQDERDVLKNRLRKVIADGLAPEARIRVTQLVFGPYSPFPVAYRVSGPDPDKLRKIAAEVQQVMDASPMMRTVNNDWGTRTPTLHFTLQQDRLQALGLSSSAVAQQLQFLLSGVPLTTVREDIRTVQVIARSAGDIRLDPTKIADFTLTSASGQRIPLSQVGTVDVRMEEPIIRRRDRVPTITVRGDIADGLQPPDVSSAITQQLKPIMDKLPGGYRIEEAGSIEESAKATKAMLPLFPIMLAVTLLIIIFQVRSISAMVMVFLTSPLGLIGVVPTLILFQQPFGINALVGLIALSGILMRNTLILIGQIHHNKEAGLDPFHAVVEATVQRARPVVLTALAAILAFIPLTHSVFWGTLAYTLIGGTFAGTILTLVFLPAMYSIWFKIKPIQSDR; encoded by the coding sequence ATGAAAGAAGGACGTTTTAATCTGTCTGCACTTGCCGTACGCGAACGCTCTATCACTTTATTTTTAATCTTCTTGATCTCGTTGGCTGGTCTTATTTCCTTCTTCAAACTTGGGCGGGCGGAAGATCCAGCATTCACGGTCAAAGTGATGACCATCATCACGGCTTGGCCAGGTGCTACCGCTCAGGAAATGCAAGACCAAGTTGCCGAAAAAATCGAAAAGCGCATGCAGGAATTGCGCTGGTATGACCGTACCGAGACCTACACTAGACCTGGTTTGGCTTTCACCACGTTGACTTTGCTCGATAGCACACCACCTGCAGAAGTGCAGGGAGAATTTTATCAAGCCAGAAAGAAGGTCAGTGATGAAGTCAATAATCTTCCTTCGGGCGTTATTGGGCCGATGGTCAATGACGAATATGCAGACGTCACCTTTGCCCTATTTGCCCTAAAGGCTAAGGGGGAACCACAGCGTTTGCTTGTACGCGACGCAGAGTCGTTACGTCAGCGGCTGCTACATGTGCCTGGTGTGAAGAAAGTTAATATTGTTGGAGAGCAGTCCGAGCGCGTATTTGTCGAATTCTCGCATGACCGACTCGCAACGCTAGGGGTCAGCCCACAAGAAGTATTTGCCGCACTTAATAGTCAGAATGTCCTAACACCGGCTGGCTCTGTGGAAACCAAGGGACCGGAGGTGTTCATTCGCCTTGACGGGGCTTTTGATGAGTTACAAAAGATCCGCGATACGCCGATCGTGGCGCAAGGCCGCACATTGAAATTATCAGACATTGCCACGGTCAAGCGCGGCTATGAAGATCCAGCAACCTTTATGATTCGCAACGACGGCGAACCAGCCCTGCTGCTTGGCATCGTCATGCGCGATGGTTGGAACGGGCTCGACCTCGGCAAGGCCCTAGATAAAGAAGTGGGAACCATTAACGCCGAAATGCCGCAAGGTATGGGGCTAACCAAGGTCACTGACCAATCCGTCAATATCAGTTCGTCAGTCAATGAATTCATGGTCAAGTTCTTCGCCGCGCTGCTAGTGGTCATGGTGGTGTGCTTTGTAAGCATGGGGTGGCGTGTTGGCATCGTGGTCGCTGCAGCTGTACCGCTCACCCTTGCGGCAGTCTTTGTGGTAATGGCCGCAACCGGTAAAAATTTCGACCGCATCACGTTGGGTTCTCTCATTCTGGGGCTGGGCCTGCTTGTAGATGATGCCATCATCGCCATCGAAATGATGGTGGTAAAGATGGAAGAGGGTTACAGCCGTATAGCCGCTTCAGCGTATGCTTGGAGCCATACTGCGGCACCAATGCTCTCGGGCACGTTGGTCACGGCTATCGGTTTTATGCCCAATGGCTTCGCTCGTTCCACTGCTGGCGAATACACGAGCAACATGTTCTGGATTGTCGGCATCGCACTGATCACGTCATGGGTTGTCGCAGTAGTATTTACACCTTATCTGGGTTTCAAACTACTGCCTGATCTAAAAAAGGTCGAAGGCGGTCATGACGCCCTCTACGATACGCCACGCTATAACCGCTTTCGCGAAGTACTGAAGCGCGTGATTGCACGCAAGTGGTTAGTCGCAGGTGCAGTCGTCGGCCTTTTCATTGTTGCTGTACTCGGCATGGCCGTCGTCAAGAAACAATTCTTCCCGATCTCCGACCGTCCCGAAGTGCTGGTCGAAGTGCAGATGCCTTATGGCACATCAATCGCTCAGACCAGTGCCACCTCAGCAAAGGTGGAGGCATGGCTGGCTAAACAGAAAGAAGCAAAGATTGTCACAGCCTATGTTGGTCAAGGTGCGCCGCGCTTCTACATGGCTATGGGGCCAGAACTGCCCGATCCATCGTTTGCAAAGATTGTGGTTCGCACAGACAACCAAGACGAGCGTGATGTGTTGAAAAACCGCTTGCGAAAGGTGATCGCCGATGGCCTCGCCCCTGAGGCACGTATACGTGTCACCCAACTCGTATTTGGTCCCTATTCACCGTTTCCTGTTGCCTACCGTGTCTCCGGGCCAGATCCAGACAAGCTACGCAAAATTGCGGCTGAAGTACAACAGGTCATGGACGCCAGTCCAATGATGCGTACAGTTAACAATGATTGGGGTACGCGTACGCCTACGTTGCACTTCACTTTACAGCAGGATCGACTACAAGCCTTAGGGTTATCTTCAAGCGCGGTGGCGCAACAACTACAGTTCTTGCTGAGCGGTGTGCCACTGACTACCGTGCGCGAAGACATTCGCACGGTGCAAGTCATAGCCCGGTCTGCAGGTGATATCCGGCTCGACCCAACCAAGATCGCAGACTTTACGCTGACCAGTGCCAGCGGACAACGCATCCCGTTATCACAGGTAGGCACGGTTGATGTGCGTATGGAAGAACCGATCATACGCCGACGTGACCGGGTACCAACGATCACTGTTCGGGGTGACATCGCCGATGGCTTGCAACCACCAGATGTATCCAGCGCAATCACTCAACAGCTAAAGCCTATTATGGATAAGCTACCGGGCGGCTACCGCATCGAAGAGGCTGGATCTATCGAAGAATCAGCCAAAGCGACGAAAGCCATGTTGCCACTGTTTCCAATCATGCTGGCGGTAACACTGCTCATCATCATCTTTCAGGTGCGCTCGATCTCAGCGATGGTTATGGTCTTTCTGACGAGCCCACTTGGACTGATCGGGGTGGTACCCACTCTGATTTTGTTCCAGCAGCCCTTCGGCATTAATGCATTGGTTGGTCTGATTGCATTGTCAGGCATCCTGATGCGCAACACCCTGATCTTAATCGGACAGATTCACCATAACAAAGAGGCGGGATTGGACCCCTTTCATGCGGTTGTCGAGGCAACTGTGCAGCGTGCCAGACCGGTAGTGTTGACTGCACTCGCTGCGATCTTGGCCTTCATCCCTCTGACCCATTCGGTGTTCTGGGGCACGCTTGCCTACACGCTCATCGGCGGCACGTTTGCAGGCACGATTCTAACCCTCGTGTTCTTGCCTGCGATGTATTCAATCTGGTTCAAGATCAAGCCCATCCAATCGGACCGTTAA
- a CDS encoding helix-turn-helix domain-containing protein — protein sequence MLRFAELRGATAEQLLEEARLKDAQNFLKNTQFRVDDIAVKLGYQNSANFICAFYRWTGITPSEYRKSLEQPKHAFDAK from the coding sequence ATGCTGCGATTCGCAGAACTTCGAGGCGCGACTGCAGAGCAGTTACTCGAAGAGGCTCGCTTAAAGGATGCCCAGAATTTTCTGAAAAATACCCAATTTAGAGTGGATGATATCGCGGTGAAGTTGGGGTATCAGAACAGTGCGAATTTTATCTGCGCTTTTTATCGCTGGACGGGCATTACCCCAAGTGAATATCGTAAATCTCTTGAACAGCCTAAGCATGCGTTTGACGCTAAATGA
- a CDS encoding SDR family NAD(P)-dependent oxidoreductase encodes MKKTILITGASSGFGLLLANTLHQQGFNVIGTSREPEKYVGKVSFKLLRLNIDDDHSIQSFTTELFQHTKQLDVLVNNAGYMVTGIAEETPIDLGRQQFETNFWGTVKVTNALLPYFRAQKHGQIITVSSIVGLIGPPNLSFYSASKHAVQGYFKSLRFELDQFNIKVNMVEPVWFKTNLAHNAVSAANGSITDYNTYRKKANAATQKGIDQAEAPDAVVHMITKLINAKEPKFSNPVGKMTGMILFLQSYAPKMFESSILKSVETA; translated from the coding sequence ATGAAAAAGACCATTTTAATTACCGGTGCATCGTCAGGTTTTGGACTGCTGCTTGCCAACACCCTTCACCAGCAAGGTTTCAATGTCATCGGCACCAGTCGTGAACCCGAAAAATACGTAGGCAAAGTCTCATTCAAACTGCTACGTCTGAATATTGACGACGACCACTCCATCCAATCGTTCACGACCGAATTATTCCAACACACCAAACAGCTAGATGTATTGGTCAATAATGCCGGCTATATGGTCACAGGTATTGCCGAAGAAACCCCCATCGACTTGGGACGTCAGCAATTCGAAACCAACTTCTGGGGCACCGTCAAAGTCACCAATGCCTTACTCCCCTATTTCAGGGCGCAAAAGCATGGCCAAATCATCACTGTTAGCTCTATCGTAGGTTTAATCGGACCACCGAATTTATCCTTTTACTCGGCCTCCAAACACGCTGTTCAGGGTTACTTTAAATCCTTACGTTTTGAACTCGACCAATTCAACATCAAAGTCAACATGGTTGAGCCGGTTTGGTTTAAGACCAATCTTGCTCACAACGCTGTCTCCGCAGCCAATGGCAGTATCACGGATTACAACACTTATCGCAAAAAAGCCAATGCAGCAACGCAAAAGGGAATTGATCAAGCGGAGGCACCTGATGCCGTGGTCCATATGATTACCAAGCTGATTAACGCGAAAGAACCTAAGTTCAGCAATCCTGTAGGAAAAATGACAGGCATGATTCTTTTCCTGCAAAGCTACGCGCCCAAAATGTTTGAAAGTTCAATTCTGAAAAGTGTGGAAACTGCCTAA
- a CDS encoding YceI family protein, protein MQTTIRDQRKYSFIRMLVTGVCLTFSAVQTALAADWQIDPSQTHFHFKTRGLIQTEGSFSRFSGAIKGDVFDPAHLELTFTIQADSASTGSSMTDGMLKGSSFFNVEKYPEMTFKTTQITQVDPAHSKVRGELTMVGITKPIEFKVNLSTPLVDPITHTVTIKTSTSFLLDRNQWGMSSYGSFVNKNIEVQVDSAMVSNNVDPEVIAKLTEKP, encoded by the coding sequence ATGCAGACGACCATTCGGGATCAAAGAAAGTACTCATTCATTAGAATGTTAGTAACGGGTGTATGTTTGACATTCAGTGCCGTCCAGACAGCGCTGGCTGCCGATTGGCAGATTGACCCCAGTCAAACCCATTTTCACTTTAAGACCCGCGGGCTGATACAGACTGAAGGGAGCTTTAGTCGATTTTCAGGTGCGATTAAAGGGGATGTGTTTGATCCCGCTCATTTGGAACTGACGTTTACGATACAGGCAGATAGTGCCAGTACAGGTTCAAGCATGACTGATGGCATGCTCAAGGGCAGTTCTTTTTTTAATGTTGAAAAATATCCAGAAATGACTTTTAAAACCACCCAAATCACTCAAGTAGATCCTGCGCACTCTAAGGTACGCGGTGAGTTAACCATGGTTGGTATCACCAAGCCTATTGAGTTTAAAGTCAATTTATCTACGCCATTAGTTGATCCGATTACGCACACAGTGACGATCAAAACCAGTACGTCTTTTCTACTTGATCGGAACCAATGGGGCATGAGTAGCTATGGATCTTTCGTCAATAAAAACATAGAAGTCCAAGTGGATAGTGCGATGGTTTCGAATAATGTAGACCCAGAAGTCATCGCAAAACTAACGGAGAAACCGTAA
- a CDS encoding efflux transporter outer membrane subunit, producing MPIKRTPLMLVVTSLLAGCAIGPDYIRPTISMPDHYLGQTAIEQRHAKAATDFSAWWEGFGDPQLTRFVMLALEQNLDLAQASARITQAQAGLGAANAALLPSGNVNAQSTRAYQSVETPLGQVLNSQPNFDRYGNAYEANLGVGWELDVFGGVRRGREAALAEYQASEAGAMATRLAVAAQTADIYISIRGLQSRLDVARRQVQTQQELLSIMNLLYGKGLAAELQVRQAEGALAQVRASVPVLEAGLDTSMNALDVMLGKPPGKYRKELVNVVAIPIAPQIALTGSPGDLLRRRPDLIVAERHLAASNARIGMAIAEYYPKLSLSGLIGSATSVSSGNLFTGGASQAAGVLGLRWRLFDFGRINAQINLAKGQEAEALASYRLAMLRATEDVENAFSALVKREDQTDILTQGVDSLSRARGASFVAYQKGVVSFSEVLQADENLLRATDMRAQAQTESARAAVAAFKALGGGWTTL from the coding sequence ATGCCTATCAAACGCACTCCTCTGATGCTTGTTGTAACCAGTCTTTTAGCAGGTTGCGCTATTGGGCCGGATTACATTCGACCTACCATTTCTATGCCAGATCATTACTTAGGTCAAACTGCAATTGAGCAAAGGCATGCCAAAGCGGCCACTGACTTCAGTGCGTGGTGGGAAGGCTTTGGTGATCCACAACTCACGCGTTTTGTCATGCTTGCACTGGAGCAAAATCTGGATCTCGCACAGGCATCTGCTCGCATCACTCAAGCGCAAGCAGGGCTCGGCGCAGCAAATGCCGCACTTCTACCTTCCGGCAACGTCAACGCTCAAAGTACTCGAGCCTACCAGTCCGTTGAAACACCGTTGGGACAAGTTTTGAATTCGCAGCCTAATTTCGATCGCTACGGCAACGCATATGAAGCCAACCTTGGTGTAGGTTGGGAACTGGACGTTTTCGGTGGTGTGCGTCGTGGACGGGAAGCTGCACTTGCAGAATATCAGGCTTCGGAAGCTGGTGCTATGGCGACAAGACTAGCGGTGGCGGCACAGACTGCTGACATTTACATCAGCATACGAGGACTACAATCTCGCCTTGACGTTGCTCGCAGACAAGTGCAGACGCAACAAGAACTGCTCTCAATTATGAATCTTCTTTATGGTAAGGGACTGGCAGCTGAACTTCAAGTGAGACAGGCTGAGGGTGCGCTAGCCCAAGTGCGCGCTTCTGTACCAGTCCTCGAAGCAGGGTTGGATACGAGCATGAATGCACTTGACGTTATGTTAGGTAAACCACCCGGTAAATACCGAAAAGAGTTAGTGAATGTCGTTGCAATTCCAATTGCTCCGCAGATTGCATTGACTGGCTCGCCGGGGGATTTGCTCAGACGTCGGCCTGATCTGATCGTAGCGGAACGTCACCTGGCTGCCTCGAACGCTCGTATCGGTATGGCGATCGCTGAGTATTATCCGAAACTCTCCTTGAGTGGATTGATTGGCAGCGCGACATCGGTATCAAGCGGCAACCTGTTCACAGGTGGTGCAAGTCAGGCTGCCGGTGTGTTGGGTCTTCGCTGGCGCTTATTTGATTTCGGTCGCATCAATGCACAGATCAATTTAGCCAAGGGTCAGGAAGCTGAAGCGCTAGCCAGTTATCGGCTTGCCATGCTACGTGCAACAGAAGACGTAGAAAACGCGTTTTCGGCCTTGGTAAAACGCGAGGATCAGACCGATATCCTCACTCAGGGGGTGGATTCGCTCAGTCGAGCCAGAGGAGCCTCGTTTGTGGCATACCAGAAAGGCGTCGTAAGTTTTAGCGAAGTTTTACAAGCAGATGAGAACTTATTACGTGCGACTGATATGCGAGCGCAAGCGCAAACCGAATCTGCACGTGCGGCTGTCGCCGCATTCAAAGCGCTCGGTGGTGGTTGGACAACCCTGTAA
- a CDS encoding helix-turn-helix domain-containing protein: MKTEYKPPLSRQRNSVLEYAVWPGWRVLMQDAGLATSPVLRRAQLPADLFTRQNVRLNSIDFSKLWEAIEAEADAIDAAVPAPLQIAKVMSSDWFDPELFAALCSANLGSALERIAKYVKLIAPMVIQVKHTPAHTTVTIDFLDHTQTMPSVFLVFKLVLFVQLARLATRSPVQPLQVSWPVSPSLDIVSAIYTSYFGIPVTDAPLATLVFAAADIERPFLTENHKMWLFFEPSLRQRLADLDRSAGMAERVRSTLLEALPAGEVSMLMVSRRLAVSTRTLQRRLQDEGTTFQQILDTLRDSLAHHYLRNTEMSSAEISFLLGFEDSNSFARAFQTWTGKTPQTVRSER; the protein is encoded by the coding sequence ATGAAAACTGAATATAAACCTCCACTGAGTCGTCAGCGCAACTCTGTTTTGGAGTATGCCGTTTGGCCGGGCTGGCGTGTATTGATGCAAGATGCAGGTCTAGCAACATCGCCAGTGCTACGCCGTGCGCAGTTGCCAGCGGATTTGTTTACACGACAAAACGTGCGCTTGAACTCGATTGATTTCTCCAAACTGTGGGAGGCTATCGAAGCTGAGGCTGACGCCATTGATGCGGCTGTGCCAGCACCCTTACAAATTGCCAAAGTGATGTCATCAGACTGGTTTGATCCAGAGCTTTTCGCCGCGTTGTGCAGTGCCAATTTGGGCAGTGCGCTGGAACGGATCGCTAAATACGTGAAGTTGATTGCGCCAATGGTGATACAGGTCAAGCACACGCCTGCGCATACGACGGTGACGATCGATTTTCTTGACCACACACAGACGATGCCCAGTGTATTTCTGGTGTTTAAACTGGTGTTATTTGTCCAACTGGCACGACTGGCAACGCGCAGCCCTGTCCAGCCGCTACAGGTGAGTTGGCCCGTCTCTCCAAGCCTTGATATCGTTTCGGCTATTTACACGTCCTATTTTGGTATACCCGTGACCGATGCGCCATTAGCGACTTTGGTGTTTGCGGCTGCGGATATTGAGCGTCCTTTTTTGACTGAGAATCACAAGATGTGGTTGTTCTTTGAGCCTTCTTTGCGTCAACGTCTGGCTGATCTCGATCGGTCGGCGGGGATGGCCGAGCGTGTTCGGAGTACATTGCTTGAGGCCTTGCCAGCAGGCGAAGTCTCTATGCTGATGGTCAGTCGAAGGCTGGCGGTCAGTACGCGCACATTGCAGCGTCGGTTGCAGGATGAAGGAACAACTTTTCAGCAAATTTTAGATACGCTACGCGATTCTCTGGCACACCATTATTTACGCAATACTGAAATGTCGAGCGCCGAGATATCGTTTCTATTAGGCTTTGAGGATTCTAATTCTTTTGCTCGCGCGTTTCAGACATGGACGGGTAAAACCCCGCAAACCGTGCGATCCGAGAGGTAG
- a CDS encoding efflux RND transporter periplasmic adaptor subunit — MLRRLVFSAALSALPLALVSCGQKTPSDPRTEAPLVRTTTIQEAVATSRTFTGIVAARVQSDLGFRVSGKVLERLVDTGQAVKRGQPLMRIDPVDLKLTANAQQEAVTAARARAKQTAEDEARYRDLRGTGAISTSAYDQIKAAADAAKAQLSAAEAQAEVARNASHYATLVADTDGIIMETLAEPGQVVSAGQVVVRIAHAGNREAIIQLPETLRPPIGSFGQATLFGKEGITVSTKLRQLSDAADRQTRTFEARYVLNGELSNAPLGATVTIQIPDANTAKTDALRVPIGSLFDAGKGPGVWIVEGSPAKVSWHAVKVQRLDDDSAYITGPLKQSDLVVSLGTHLLREGEQVRVASQAAVASGVGQ; from the coding sequence ATGCTCCGCCGTCTCGTTTTCTCTGCTGCCCTATCTGCATTGCCTCTTGCGTTGGTCTCTTGTGGCCAAAAAACGCCATCCGATCCCCGTACCGAAGCGCCGTTGGTACGTACAACGACCATTCAGGAAGCAGTTGCTACGTCACGCACGTTCACCGGAATCGTCGCCGCTCGAGTACAAAGCGATCTCGGTTTTCGGGTTTCTGGGAAGGTTTTGGAGCGACTGGTGGATACAGGGCAAGCCGTTAAGCGTGGGCAACCGCTTATGCGCATCGACCCTGTAGATCTCAAACTGACAGCCAATGCTCAGCAAGAAGCAGTCACCGCCGCGCGAGCACGAGCAAAGCAAACAGCAGAGGATGAGGCTCGCTACCGGGATCTGCGCGGAACAGGTGCAATATCAACTTCAGCCTACGACCAGATCAAAGCTGCGGCAGATGCAGCCAAAGCTCAACTCAGCGCGGCCGAAGCTCAGGCAGAAGTTGCTCGCAATGCCAGTCACTATGCAACGTTGGTGGCAGATACCGATGGCATCATCATGGAAACGCTTGCGGAACCCGGTCAAGTTGTCAGTGCGGGTCAGGTCGTAGTTCGTATAGCCCATGCTGGGAACCGCGAAGCCATCATCCAATTGCCTGAAACCTTACGCCCTCCCATTGGTTCATTTGGTCAAGCCACTCTCTTTGGCAAAGAAGGTATTACCGTTTCGACCAAACTCAGACAGCTTTCGGATGCCGCAGATCGACAAACGCGCACCTTTGAAGCCCGTTATGTGCTTAATGGAGAGCTATCCAACGCCCCACTGGGAGCTACCGTTACCATTCAGATTCCTGATGCAAATACTGCAAAAACGGACGCTTTGCGCGTCCCTATTGGTTCTCTATTTGACGCGGGCAAGGGGCCAGGAGTCTGGATAGTCGAAGGCAGTCCAGCAAAGGTTTCTTGGCATGCAGTCAAGGTTCAACGTTTGGATGATGATAGCGCTTATATCACTGGACCACTCAAACAAAGCGATCTCGTTGTCTCACTCGGTACGCACTTATTGCGCGAAGGTGAGCAAGTGCGGGTGGCGAGCCAAGCCGCTGTAGCATCGGGGGTGGGACAATGA
- a CDS encoding TetR/AcrR family transcriptional regulator: MNKVTISPGSARGPVDHDVRDQIIVAATEHFRLYGYEKTTVSDLAKAIGFSKAYIYKFFESKQAIGELICANCLREIEMDVTKAIEGADHPPEKLRRMFKTGVESSLRLFFEDRKLYDIAASAATENWETARAYEGRIKAILLDILRQGREKEDFERKTPLDETVMAIYLVMRPYLNPLLLQHNFDSMDDAPTQLSSLVLRSLSP; the protein is encoded by the coding sequence ATGAACAAAGTAACCATTTCACCGGGTTCAGCCCGCGGCCCAGTCGATCACGATGTCCGAGATCAAATCATTGTTGCCGCTACCGAGCACTTTCGCTTGTACGGCTACGAGAAGACCACCGTCTCTGACCTTGCCAAGGCCATCGGCTTTTCCAAAGCCTATATCTACAAGTTCTTCGAGTCCAAACAGGCCATTGGTGAACTCATTTGCGCCAATTGCCTGCGTGAGATTGAAATGGATGTCACAAAAGCCATTGAGGGTGCTGATCACCCACCAGAAAAACTGCGCCGAATGTTTAAAACAGGTGTCGAGTCCAGTCTTCGTTTGTTCTTTGAAGATCGAAAGCTCTATGACATAGCCGCCTCAGCAGCCACCGAGAACTGGGAAACGGCAAGAGCCTATGAGGGTCGCATCAAGGCAATACTGCTGGATATCCTGCGTCAGGGACGTGAGAAAGAAGATTTTGAGCGCAAGACGCCGCTCGATGAGACCGTGATGGCGATATATTTGGTCATGCGCCCCTACCTTAATCCACTGCTCTTGCAGCACAATTTTGACTCCATGGATGACGCTCCAACCCAACTTTCAAGTCTCGTGCTCCGCAGCCTATCGCCATAA
- a CDS encoding YciI family protein yields MKYYLCKYIPPRADFLATLSPDEQEWMRQHGIFLNERLDQGLIVAHGPVMDPSGGYGVSLYQIPDDQDIAALTAEDPIIKNGLGHYEHYPMLHLKARGES; encoded by the coding sequence ATGAAATATTACCTTTGCAAATATATTCCACCACGGGCGGATTTTCTGGCGACCCTGTCACCCGATGAACAGGAATGGATGAGGCAACATGGCATTTTTCTCAATGAACGCCTCGACCAAGGTCTGATTGTTGCCCACGGCCCCGTGATGGATCCATCGGGCGGCTATGGGGTTTCACTCTACCAAATTCCTGATGACCAAGACATCGCAGCGCTCACAGCGGAAGATCCTATTATCAAAAATGGCTTGGGTCACTATGAGCACTACCCCATGCTTCATTTAAAAGCGCGTGGAGAATCATGA
- a CDS encoding YceI family protein codes for MLAASVFLAFSVAQAALAADWQIDPSQTHFHFKTRGLIQTEGSFSRFSGAIKGDVFDPAHLELTFMIQADSASTGSSMTDGMLKGSSFFNVEKYPEMTFKTTQITQVDPAHSMVQGELTMVGITKPLAFKVNLSTPWVDPNTHTMTIKISTSFLLNRNQWGMSSYGSFVNKNIEVQVDSAMVSSNVDPTVIAKLTVKP; via the coding sequence ATGTTAGCAGCCAGTGTATTTTTGGCATTCAGTGTTGCCCAAGCGGCGCTGGCTGCCGATTGGCAGATTGACCCCAGTCAAACCCATTTTCACTTTAAGACCCGCGGGCTGATACAGACTGAAGGGAGCTTTAGTCGATTTTCAGGTGCGATTAAAGGGGATGTGTTTGATCCCGCTCATTTGGAACTGACGTTTATGATACAGGCAGATAGTGCCAGTACAGGTTCAAGCATGACTGATGGCATGCTCAAGGGCAGTTCATTTTTTAATGTTGAAAAATATCCAGAAATGACATTTAAAACCACCCAAATCACTCAAGTGGATCCTGCACACTCTATGGTGCAAGGTGAGTTAACCATGGTTGGAATCACCAAGCCTCTTGCGTTTAAGGTCAATTTATCCACGCCATGGGTTGATCCGAATACACACACGATGACGATCAAAATCAGTACGTCTTTTTTACTCAATCGTAACCAATGGGGCATGAGTAGCTATGGATCTTTCGTCAATAAAAACATAGAAGTCCAAGTGGATAGTGCAATGGTTTCGAGTAATGTAGATCCCACAGTCATCGCCAAACTAACGGTGAAGCCCTAA